In Raphanus sativus cultivar WK10039 chromosome 5, ASM80110v3, whole genome shotgun sequence, the following proteins share a genomic window:
- the LOC108831038 gene encoding uncharacterized protein LOC108831038, protein MQGKKKKEMSSIFDNCHETASQEIFLRSCGFAQRGVIPDSDPSVLLPGASSPLNEIASRRDSQTDSVINSDYQEELVESHAVRFVSPPESPDTVDSEEDPTVPLQSANLLSSSPAKKRLKVPLRDVVKAIVMNSRSTEEDEDRGIEKKKKRSCVQILIEKGFNFP, encoded by the coding sequence ATGcaagggaagaagaagaaggagatgagttcCATCTTCGATAACTGCCACGAAACCGCTTCTCAGGAGATTTTTCTACGGAGCTGCGGCTTCGCTCAACGAGGCGTTATTCCAGATTCCGATCCCTCCGTCCTCCTCCCCGGAGCCTCCTCGCCTTTAAATGAAATCGCATCTCGCCGTGATTCCCAGACGGATAGTGTAATCAATTCGGATTACCAAGAGGAATTAGTGGAGAGCCATGCGGTTCGATTCGTCTCTCCCCCCGAAAGCCCTGATACCGTTGATTCAGAGGAGGATCCTACGGTTCCTCTTCAATCAGCTAATCTGTTGTCATCATCTCCAGCCAAGAAGAGGCTTAAAGTTCCTTTGAGGGATGTTGTGAAAGCCATCGTTATGAACTCGAGGAGCACAGAGGAGGACGAAGACAGAGggattgagaagaagaagaagaggagctGTGTGCAGATCCTTATCGAAAAGGGATTCAATTTCCCTTGA
- the LOC108835731 gene encoding uncharacterized protein LOC108835731: MSLSLITAGSILICPDLRLRQSPSSLTISSSRSLSLSSSSHREISSRLIKVTAMETTAETISGGVPNNTMKLLFVEMGVGYDQHGQDVTSAAMKACKNAISSNSIPAFRRGSIPGVSFGEMKLQIKLGVPRCLHHQLDLDKVKSIFPYGKIVNVEVVDGGLICSSGVLVEEMGDKNEDCYIVNVAVYVGY; encoded by the exons ATGTCTCTTTCCTTGATTACTGCTGGCTCAATTCTAATCTGCCCCGATCTTCGTCTCCGTCAATCTCCCTCGTCTTTGACAATCTCTTCATCGCGAtcgctttctctctcttctagTAGTCACCGCGAGATATCATCACGTCTGATCAAAGTCACCGCCATGGAGACGACGGCGGAGACAATTTCCGGTGGTGTTCCCAACAACACGATGAAGCTACTGTTCGTCGAGATGGGTGTGGGTTACGATCAGCACGG GCAGGACGTGACATCTGCGGCGATGAAGGCTTGTAAGAATGCAATTTCTTCCAATTCGATTCCTGCTTTTAGAAGAG GTTCGATTCCTGGAGTTTCATTTGGAGAAATGAAGTTACAGATCAAGCTTGGAGTGCCTCGTTGTCTTCACCACCAACTGGATCTCGACAAGGTCAAGTCTATCTTCCCCTA TGGGAAGATTGTAAACGTGGAGGTGGTGGATGGAGGACTGATCTGCTCGAGTGGCGTTCTAGTTGAAGAAATGGGTGATAAAAACGAGGACTGCTACATTGTGAACGTCGCCGTTTACGTTGGCTACTAG
- the LOC108831042 gene encoding uncharacterized protein LOC108831042 has protein sequence MGGKRKKGGKKGNKKSKTVDKEVEFVCTVKPRQQTEQEQDGDESEHDVQDQPQEVQDQQQDVHDPEHDGDHEKEQEKEHDQERQQEQQVSNEPEGEIEHTLEPEVGSCRKRKRGPTMMRDLAKDPNTRVHVDFTFMGEAYGPGSVKLSSYLGPLVREHVPVTLETWKKITEEVKTVLWKSVQARFEVDEEYQRVAVLKQMGALWRSSKSRLVTQINEAENNQQRMNLRPKNVPPVEWRKFVKLKTSQEFKVLSDSYKERRRKQIPHTCSRKGMVRLAEEMKNSSEDPSEVSRLKVWVKSRTRKDGTPINTNAAEKIQKAAEIATGAKQTGKNEDEDTLIQVLGPDNPGRMRAMGRNVSKTKLACFNVNHKSISEMQEKQLHLQKKVNELQSELAIVKNQREDNEVGENSAARSVNKISQKRCLLIDWADEEGNVGEGCILSSDPNDIVNDSRLGPSDLKVLVEAATEPEAFLWRPASNMCTIKEAVGHIIAWPKNKCVELGLGLDPEDIAPLGSRATSLNKCKLLDLSDDDVVVGEGRWQTKEAKALVNGLPLGPKAVKVFLDVVHEQGTYLWRLTMDLAYLEDCVHSFIS, from the exons ATGGGAggtaaaagaaagaaaggtgGAAAGAAAGGAAATAAGAAGTCAAAAACGGTAGATAAAGAAGTTGAGTTTGTTTGTACTGTCAAACCACGTCAGCAAACAGAGCAAGAGCAGGATGGTGACGAATCAGAGCATGATGTGCAGGACCAACCACAAGAAGTGCAGGACCAACAGCAAGATGTGCACGACCCAGAGCATGATGGTGATCATGAAAAGGAGCAAGAAAAGGAGCATGATCAGGAGCGACAACAAGAGCAGCAAGTTTCTAACGAACCTGAAGGTGAGATAGAACATACTCTGGAGCCTGAGGTTGGAAGCTGTCGTAAGAGAAAGCGTGGACCAACCATGATGAGAGACTTGGCCAAAGATCCAAATACCAGAGTTCATGTGGATTTCACTTTTATGGGAGAAGCATATGGTCCTGGTTCAGTGAAGTTGTCTTCATATTTAGGTCCCTTGGTAAGGGAACACGTCCCTGTTACATTAGAGACTTGGAAAAAAATCACTGAAGAAGTGAAGACAGTGCTCTGGAAATCAGTCCAG GCAAGGTTTGAAGTTGatgaggagtaccaaagagtTGCAGTTCTGAAGCAGATGGGAGCTTTATGGAGGTCATCCAAGTCACGACTAGTAACCCAAATCAATGAAGCTGAAAATAACCAACAAAGGATGAATCTCAGACCCAAGAATGTGCCTCCAGTTGAATGGCGTAAATTTGTGAAGCTAAAGACAAGCCAAGAATTCAAG GTTCTGAGTGATAGCTACAAGGAGAGGAGACGCAAACAGATTCCTCACACTTGTAGTCGAAAGGGAATGGTTCGACTAGCAGAAGAAATG AAAAATAGTTCTGAAGACCCATCTGAAGTGTCAAGACTTAAAGTCTGGGTGAAGTCACGTACAAGAAAAGATGGAACTCCTATAAACACTAATGCCGCTGAGAAGATT CAAAAGGCTGCTGAGATTGCTACCGGTGCTAAGCAGACTGGTAAAAACGAAGATGAAGACACACTCATCCAGGTTTTAGGACCTGATAATCCTGGTCGTATGAGAGCAATGGGGAGGAATGTCAGTAAGACAAAATTAGCTTGCTTCAATGTCAACCACAAGTCTATTTCTGAAATGCAAGAGAAGCAATTGCATCTCCAGAAAAAGGTTAACGAGTTACAGTCTGAACTTGCAATAGTTAAAAACCAG AGAGAAGACAATGAGGTTGGGGAAAACTCGGCTGCTAGA AGTGTGAACAAGATATCCCAGAAGAGGTGTCTTTTGATTGATTGGGCTGATGAAGAAGGGAACGTTGGTGAAGGCTGTATCCTCTCTTCTGACCCAAATGACATAGTCAATGACAGTCGCTTAGGCCCTTCGGATCTTAAAGTCTTGGTTGAAGCTGCTACTGAACCAGAAGCATTCCTCTGGCGACCTGCGAGTAACATGTGCACAATTAAGGAAGCAGTGGGTCATATTATTGCATGGCCGAAGAATAAATGTGTGGAACTAGGTCTGGGGCTTGATCCAGAAGACATTGCACCACTG GGCTCTAGAGCAACTTCTCTCAACAAATGCAAACTACTGGATTTGTCTGATGATGATGTCGTTGTGGGTGAAGGGCGTTGGCAGACAAAAGAAGCAAAAGCATTGGTCAATGGACTTCCTCTCGGACCTAAAGCGGTAAAAGTTTTCCTGGATGTTGTACATGAGCAGGGAACATATTTATGGAGGCTTACGATGGATCTTGCATACCTCGAGGACTGCGTACACTCTTTTATATCATAG
- the LOC108831041 gene encoding uncharacterized protein LOC108831041, with protein MVDDCMKEKGTRGRFGNSPKVLQCLECKGFGHVQAECTNLQKRKKKIVTKSASDDGKELKNLVAFTTFVPGSKKKSATGSASASASGSSCEGDDDAVSDDDDGDFDLAGKYESLYENWLKQVDTNSQFAKEKAKLEAEVAEALKYASEKEEEARQAVAQLAETQKGLKMLNGGTKQLDHLLSIGKSDRCGLGYQGECSKAEGVFVSVGKTRGLATSATEPEVKVSAEKASNEKTAVKTATDVKNATATRTATATATATTPLRGSGLKSASQRKWRPVCHHCGVVGHIRPRCFKLLREKNQMVQAYGAYGMRSHGPICYSCGVQGHIQRECFKPVQGANHGGFGLRNMWSRRYDQYRDGGIGFPPYFGGYRSSY; from the coding sequence ATGGTTGATGATTGTATGAAGGAGAAAGGAACAAGAGGAAGATTTGGTAATTCCCCAAAGGTTCTACAGTGCCTTGAATGCAAAGGTTTTGGGCATGTACAAGCTGAATGTACAAATCTGCAGAAGCGGAAGAAGAAGATAGTCACCAAGAGTGCTTCTGATGATGGTAAGGAGTTGAAGAACTTGGTGGCGTTCACAACTTTTGTTCCTGGTTCTAAGAAAAAATCTGCGACGGGATCTGCGTCAGCGTCTGCGTCAGGGTCTTCATGTgaaggtgatgatgatgctgtaagtgatgatgatgatggagacTTTGATCTTGCTGGGAAATATGAGAGCCTATATGAGAATTGGCTCAAGCAGGTTGATACTAATTCACAGTTTGCTAAGGAGAAAGCTAAGCTAGAAGCTGAAGTTGCTGAAGCACTTAAGTATGcctcagagaaagaagaagaagcacgacAGGCTGTTGCTCAACTTGCAGAGACTCAAAAGGGTTTGAAGATGCTGAATGGTGGGACGAAACAGCTAGATCATTTGCTCAGTATTGGAAAGAGTGATCGATGTGGCCTTGGATATCAAGGAGAATGTTCTAAAGCTGAAGGTGTTTTTGTATCAGTAGGAAAAACTAGGGGTTTAGCTACGTCTGCTACAGAGCCAGAGGTTAAGGTGTCTGCAGAGAAGGCATCCAATGAAAAGACTGCAGTAAAGACTGCAACTGATGTGAAGAACGCGACTGCTACGCGTACTGCTACGGCAACTGCTACGGCGACTACTCCTTTGAGAGGTTCTGGATTGAAGAGTGCATCTCAACGAAAGTGGCGGCCTGTTTGTCATCACTGTGGTGTTGTTGGGCACATTAGGCCAAGGTGTTTCAAGTTGCTGAGGGAGAAGAATCAGATGGTGCAAGCTTATGGTGCTTATGGTATGAGGAGTCATGGTCCTATATGTTATTCTTGTGGAGTTCAAGGGCATATTCAACGTGAGTGTTTCAAGCCAGTTCAAGGAGCTAATCATGGAGGATTTGGGCTCAGGAATATGTGGTCTAGGAGATATGATCAGTATAGAGATGGTGGAATAGGATTTCCTCCTTACTTTGGAGGCTATAGATcttcatattag
- the LOC108838550 gene encoding uncharacterized protein LOC108838550 has protein sequence MDKAWVHLNRVDPGYERGASQFVRDVASSMGGIDMIICPCIDCRNIDRHAASVVLDHLVTRGMEEGYKMRADWYLHGELNTEVADENKVSEWNDEIFGLFRAAQCFDEDLADIGGLNEMAEGDDKKEDEFLAKLADAETPLYPSCASHSKLSAIVSLFRLKTQNGWSDKSFNDLLETLPDMLPEENVLHTSLYDVKKFLKSFDMGYDKIHACVNDCILYRKRFTKLDKCPKCKASRWKTNKHTGEKKKGVPQKVLRYFPVIPRLKRMFRSEEMAKELRWHFTNKSSDGKLRHPVDSVTWEHMNAKYPSFAAEARNLRLGLSTDGFNPFNMKNSMYSCWPVLLVNYNLPPDLCMKKENIMLSLLIPGPHQPGNSIDVYLEPLIDDLNSLWSVGEVTYDALSRSTFTLKAMLLWTISDFPAYGNLAGCKVKGKMGCPLCGKNTNSMWLKFSRKHVYMCHRKGLPPTHRFRGKKRWFDGKAEQGRRGRILTGRDISQHLRNFHNDFGNFKRSASKRKRIQCSTEKGSDSESFSSESEEEEEEEVQVDEDELSRWKKRSIFFKLPYWEELPVRHNLDVMHVERNVAASLVSTLLHCGKSKDGLAARKDLEELGIRPDLHPKMRGKRTYLPPAPWSLSKTEKKIFCRRLFDFKGPDGYCSNISRGVSMDDCKVSGLKSHDYHVLMQQLLPIALKGLLPKGPRLTIFRLCGFFNLLCQRVIDMEKLLVMEAEIVETLCMFERFFPPSLFDIMLHLTVHLGREARLGGPVHFRWMYPFERYMKVLKDFVRNPARPKGCIAECYLAEECIRFCSEFLKKTTNVQEKVERNMEYENNSILEGRPISTDTYVSLTEVEKRIAHLAIIQNMALVEPYVDIYKTQMGDVVVMHQPYGVPLDSTEHSDTLKWIAYGPRSSARSYTGFIVNGQRFHTTSVDRKSQNSGVYYEATAVCRASAKDTSQVVDLVSYYGRVTDIILMDYNIFYVPLFRCQWAVKGNGVKIEDGFTLVNLSHSQASFASDPYILASQAKQVFYSREDESSNWYIVMKGPSRRYSKEDMQEGNADIGPLPSDVDMDVDIDEAENARTDCEGIYV, from the exons ATGGACAAAGCTTGGGTACATCTAAACAG AGTTGATCCTGGATACGAGAGAGGGGCTTCACAGTTTGTCCGAGATGTGGCTTCATCTATGGGAGGGATTGATATGATTATATGCCCGTGCATAGACTGCCGTAACATAGATCGTCATGCAGCAAGTGTGGTACTTGATCATCTTGTTACCAGGGGTATGGAGGAGGGTTATAAGATGAGGGCTGATTGGTATCTACATGGTGAATTGAACACAGAGGTTGCAGATGAAAACAAAGTGAGTGAATGGAACGATGAGATCTTTGGGTTGTTCAGAGCTGCTCAGTGTTTTGATGAAGACTTAGCTGATATTGGGGGTTTAAATGAGATGGCAGAGGGAGACGACAAGAAAGAGGATGAGTTCTTGGCGAAGCTAGCTGACGCTGAAACACCACTGTATCCGAGCTGTGCAAGCCATAGCAAGTTGTCTGCAATTGTGTCATTGTTCAGATTGAAGACTCAGAATGGATGGTCAGACAAGAGTTTCAATGATCTGCTAGAGACATTGCCGGACATGTTACCTGAAGAAAACGTCCTGCACACATCACTCTACGACGTTAAGAAGTTTCTGAAGTCATTTGACATGGGTTACGATAAGATCCATGCTTGTGTCAATGACTGCATCCTTTACAGAAAGAGGTTCACGAAGCTAGACAAGTGTCCTAAATGCAAAGCTTCGAGATGGAAGACTAATAAGCACACTGGTGAGAAGAAGAAAGGCGTTCCACAGAAAGTCTTACGGTACTTTCCTGTAATACCACGACTGAAGCGAATGTTCCGGTCTGAGGAAATGGCCAAGGAATTAAGATGGCACTTTACCAACAAAAGCAGTGATGGAAAGCTGCGTCATCCTGTTGATTCAGTGACATGGGAGCATATGAATGCGAAATACCCTTCATTTGCAGCTGAAGCGAGGAACCTGAGGCTTGGACTTTCAACGGATGGCTTCAATCCATTCAACATGAAGAATTCGATGTACAGTTGCTGGCCGGTCTTGTTAGTTAACTACAACCTACCACCTGATTTATGCATGAAGAAGGAGAACATTATGCTTTCTTTGTTGATTCCTGGTCCACATCAGCCTGGTAACAGCATAGATGTGTATCTAGAACCCCTAATAGACGATCTGAACAGTCTGTGGAGCGTTGGAGAGGTAACATACGACGCTCTTAGTCGATCTACTTTTACACTCAAGGCGATGCTGCTATGGACGATCAGCGATTTTCCGGCTTATGGTAATCTTGCAGGATGCAAGGTGAAAGGGAAAATGGGGTGTCCTTTATGTGGGAAGAATACAAATAGCATGTGGCTGAAGTTCAGTAGAAAACATGTTTACATGTGCCACAGAAAGGGTCTTCCACCAACTCACAGATTTAGAGGAAAGAAGAGATGGTTTGATGGAAAAGCTGAACAAGGGAGAAGGGGAAGAATACTCACTGGTCGTGACATTTCTCAACATCTGAGAAATTTCCACAatgattttggaaattttaaacGATCTGCAAGTAAGAGAAAAAGGATTCAATGTTCAACTGAGAAAGGGTCTGATAGTGAGAGTTTCTCTAGCGAatcagaggaagaggaagaggaagaagtacAAGTCGATGAGGATGAGTTATCTAGATGGAAGAAAAGGTCTATATTCTTCAAGCTACCTTATTGGGAG GAACTTCCGGTGAGGCACAACTTAGATGTAATGCATGTGGAGAGAAATGTTGCTGCTAGCTTAGTTTCAACCTTGTTGCACTGTGGGAAATCAAAGGATGGTCTTGCGGCTCGTAAGGATCTGGAAGAGCTTGGGATTAGGCCTGATTTGCACCCAAAAATGCGAGGTAAAAGAACCTATCTCCCTCCAGCACCGTGGTCATTGTCGAAGACAGAGAAGAAGATATTTTGCAGGCGTCTATTTGATTTCAAAGGGCCAGATGGATATTGTTCTAACATATCAAGAGGCGTCTCAATGGATGACTGTAAAGTCAGTGGGCTAAAATCACATGACTACCACGTCTTGATGCAACAACTTCTGCCGATTGCACTTAAAGGGTTGCTACCAAAAGGACCGAGGCTCACCATTTTTAGGTTATGCGGTTTCTTCAATCTGTTGTGTCAGAGAGTGATTGACATGGAGAAGCTGCTGGTTATGGAAGCTGAGATTGTTGAGACTCTGTGCATGTTTGAAAGATTTTTTCCTCCAAGCTTGTTTGATATCATGCTCCATTTGACTGTGCATCTAGGAAGAGAGGCTCGGCTTGGTGGACCAGTCCACTTTAGATGGATGTACCCATTTGAAAG GTACATGAAAGTCCTCAAAGATTTTGTGAGAAATCCTGCAAGACCAAAGGGATGCATAGCTGAGTGCTATCTAGCGGAGGAATGTATCCGGTTCTGCAGTGAATTCTTGAAGAAGACAACAAATGTTCAAGAAAAAGTAGAAAGAAACATGGAGTATGAGAACAATTCAATCTTAGAGGGTCGGCCTATATCCACTGATACATACGTTAGTCTCACTGAGGTGGAAAAGAGGATTGCACATCTTGCTATCATCCAAAACATGGCTCTCGTCGAACCTTATGTAGA TATTTACAAGACACAAATGGGAGATGTCGTCGTGATGCATCAACCTTATGGA GTGCCTCTTGATTCTACAGAACATAGCGACACACTTAAGTGGATAGCTTATGGTCCACGTTCTTCTGCAAGGTCATACACAGGGTTCATTGTTAATGGGCAGAGGTTTCACACAACCTCAGTGGATCGGAAAAGTCAGAATAGTGGGGTATACTATGAGGCTACTGCAGTGTGTAGAGCTAGTGCTAAAGATACATCACAGGTGGTAGATTTGGTATCTTACTACGGCAGAGTCACAGATATTATTTTGATGGATTATAATATCTTCTATGTTCCTCTCTTCCGTTGTCAATGGGCAGTAAAGGGCAATGGAGTGAAGATAGAAGATGGGTTCACACTTGTTAACTTGTCTCATAGTCAAGCCTCATTTGCAAGTGACCCATACATACTAGCATCTCAAGCGAAGCAGGTTTTTTACTCAAGAGAAGACGAGTCATCAAACTGGTATATTGTCATGAAAGGTCCTTCTAGAAGATACAGTAAGGAAGATATGCAAGAAGGAAATGCAGACATTGGGCCATTACCGTCAGATGTTGACATGGACGTTGACATTGATGAAGCTGAGAATGCTAGAACTGATTGCGAAGGGATATATGTGTGA